In Halogranum gelatinilyticum, the DNA window ACGGACACCTTCTGTCCGCCGGAGAAGACGTATCTCATGCTGACGGCCATCCACACGTTCAACGACGAGGCCGCGAAGGCCCTCGACGCCGGTGTCCCTGTCGAAGAGATCATCGCCATCGAGGCCGCCCCGCGCCTGAACCGTATCGGCGTGCAGGAGGACTACGAGGAGTACGTCGCGGAACTCAAAGACGAGATCACCGAACAGCTCCGGGAGCTCTACTAATGAAAGAGTACCAGACTATCACCGAGATCAGCGGTCCGCTGGTGTTCGCCGAGGTCGACGAGCCCATTGGGTACGACGAAATCGTCGAGATCGAGACGCCGCAGGGCGAGACCAAGCGCGGCCAGGTGCTCGAATCCTCGGACGGCCTCGTGGCCATCCAGGTCTTCGAGGGCACCACCGGTATCGACAGAAACGCGTCCGTCAAGTTCCTTGGCGAGACGCTGAAGATGCCCGTCACCGAGGACCTCCTCGGCCGGGTCATGGACGGGTCCGGCCAGCCGATCGACGGCGGCCCGGAGATCGTCCCCGAAGAGCGTCACGACATCGTCGGTGCCGCTATCAACCCGTACTCCCGTGAGTATCCCGAGGAGTTCATCCAGACGGGTGTCTCGGCCATCGACGGCATGAACACGCTCGTCCGTGGACAGAAGCTGCCGATCTTCTCGGCGTCCGGCCTGCCCCACAACGACCTCGCACTCCAGATCGCCCGTCAGGCGACGGTGCCGGAGGACAACCAGGGCGACGACGGCGAAGAGAGCGAGTTCGCAGTCATCTTCGGCGCGATGGGTATCACGGCCGAAGAGGCAAACGAGTTCATGGAGGACTTCGAGCGCACCGGTGCACTGGAGCGTTCGGTCGTCTTCATGAACCTCGCGGACGACCCCGCAGTCGAGCGGACGGTCACGCCGCGACTCGCGCTCACCACGGCCGAGTATCTCGCCTTCGAGAAGGACTACCACGTGCTCGTCATCCTGACGGACATGACCAACTACTGTGAGGCACTCCGCGAGATCGGTGCCGCACGTGAGGAGGTCCCGGGTCGACGTGGCTACCCCGGTTACATGTACACCGACCTGGCACAGCTCTACGAGCGTGCCGGTCGTATCGAGGGTCGTGAGGGGTCTGTCACGCAGATTCCGATCCTCACCATGCCCGGTGACGACGACACGCACCCGATTCCCGACCTGACGGGATACATCACCGAGGGCCAGATCTACATCGACCGTGCCCTCAACAGCCAGGGTATCCAGCCGCCGATCAACCCGCTGCCGTCGCTGTCTCGGCTGATGGACGACGGTATCGGCGAGGGGCTGACCCGCGAGGACCACGCCGACGTCTCCGACCAGATGTACGCCGCGTACGCCGAGGGTGAGGACCTTCGCGACCTCGTGAACATCGTCGGTCGCGAGGCACTGTCGGAGCGTGACAACATCTACCTCGACTTCGCCGAGCGGTTCGAGGAGGAGTTCGTCGACCAGGGCTTCGACACCGACCGTACCATCGACGAGACCCTCGACATCGGCTGGGAGCTGCTCTCGATGTTCCCGAAGTCGGAACTCAACCGTGTCGACGAGGAACTCATCGAGAAGTACTACCACGAAGACAAAGAGACGGTCGAAGCCGAAGCGTAATCGGCTGACACCAGCGACTTCTTTCGGGGCCACCGCGTAGCTCGCGGTGTTGCCTGACTCTCTCGTTTCCGTCGCCGAGAGCGGCAGCACCGTCCGAGAGTCGAGACGCTCTCCGGCGAGACAGTAAAAGGTTAACACCCTCGACGCACAACCCCCCGACAACGAATGGCCGAAGACGTCAAACCCACCCGGAAGAACCTCATGGAGATCGAGGACCGGATCGAACTCTCCGAACGGGGTCACGACACGCTCGAACAGAAGCGTGACGGGCTCATCATGGAGTTCATGGACATCCTCGACCAGGCACAGGACGTCCGCGCCGGTCTCTCCCAGGACTACGAGACCGCCCAGCGCAAGCTCAACATGGCCCGCGCCATGGAGGGCGACGTCGCGGTTCGCGGAGCCGCGGCCGCGCTCAAGGAGCATCCCGAGATCACGACGCAGTCGAAGAACATCATGGGCGTCGTCGTCCCGCAGATCGAATCCTCGAAGGTCAAGAAGTCTCTCGACGAGCGTGGCTACGGCCTGCTCGGCTCCTCGGCGCGCATCGACGAGGCCGCCGACGCCTACGAGCAGCTGCTCGAATCCATCATCCTCGCCGCCGAGGTCGAGACGGCGATGAAGAAGATGCTCGAAGAGATCGAGACGACGAAACGCCGCGTCAACGCACTGGAGTTCAAGCTGCTGCCCGACCTCTACGAGAACCAGGAGTATATCGAGCAGAAGCTCGAAGAACAGGAGCGTGAGGAGATCTTCCGGCTGAAGAAGATCAAGGCCAAGAAGGAAGAAGAGGAGAAGGCCGAGAAGGAAGCCGAAGCCGCCGAGGCGGCCGAACCGGTCGAGACCGTCACCGCGGACGACTAGGCTCCGCTGTTTTCCATGGTCTGTCCACAGTGTGACGTCGAGACGGCCGTCTTCGCCGTGCCGCCCTCGCTCCGTGACTACGTGCCGTCGGCGTCAGCGTCGGCCTCGTTCTGTCCACAGTGTCTGCGCGTGCGTAGCGTCGACAGCGAGCCGCCGGACGACGCCGACTTCGGTGTCGTCGGTCCGTTCTTCCCCGACGGCGAGGGCGGTGTCGCGACAGCACTCCTCGTCGGGAACCTCGATTCGCTCGCACTCAACCGCAGTGCCATCGAGGTGCTCGCAGCACACGCCGAGCGGGAGGGCGTCGATCTCTTCTTGGTGCTCTCACGGCTCGCAACGGTGGCTCC includes these proteins:
- a CDS encoding DUF6276 family protein, which encodes MVCPQCDVETAVFAVPPSLRDYVPSASASASFCPQCLRVRSVDSEPPDDADFGVVGPFFPDGEGGVATALLVGNLDSLALNRSAIEVLAAHAEREGVDLFLVLSRLATVAPEAHVDLDRRLVQLEQLLD
- a CDS encoding ATP synthase subunit B, with protein sequence MKEYQTITEISGPLVFAEVDEPIGYDEIVEIETPQGETKRGQVLESSDGLVAIQVFEGTTGIDRNASVKFLGETLKMPVTEDLLGRVMDGSGQPIDGGPEIVPEERHDIVGAAINPYSREYPEEFIQTGVSAIDGMNTLVRGQKLPIFSASGLPHNDLALQIARQATVPEDNQGDDGEESEFAVIFGAMGITAEEANEFMEDFERTGALERSVVFMNLADDPAVERTVTPRLALTTAEYLAFEKDYHVLVILTDMTNYCEALREIGAAREEVPGRRGYPGYMYTDLAQLYERAGRIEGREGSVTQIPILTMPGDDDTHPIPDLTGYITEGQIYIDRALNSQGIQPPINPLPSLSRLMDDGIGEGLTREDHADVSDQMYAAYAEGEDLRDLVNIVGREALSERDNIYLDFAERFEEEFVDQGFDTDRTIDETLDIGWELLSMFPKSELNRVDEELIEKYYHEDKETVEAEA
- a CDS encoding V-type ATP synthase subunit D, which encodes MAEDVKPTRKNLMEIEDRIELSERGHDTLEQKRDGLIMEFMDILDQAQDVRAGLSQDYETAQRKLNMARAMEGDVAVRGAAAALKEHPEITTQSKNIMGVVVPQIESSKVKKSLDERGYGLLGSSARIDEAADAYEQLLESIILAAEVETAMKKMLEEIETTKRRVNALEFKLLPDLYENQEYIEQKLEEQEREEIFRLKKIKAKKEEEEKAEKEAEAAEAAEPVETVTADD